A region from the Sorex araneus isolate mSorAra2 chromosome 6, mSorAra2.pri, whole genome shotgun sequence genome encodes:
- the ABHD2 gene encoding monoacylglycerol lipase ABHD2, giving the protein MNAVLEAPELPAVFDGMKLAAVAAVLYVIVRCLNLKSPTAPPELYFQDTGLSRFLLKSCPLLTKEYIPPLIWGKSGHIQTALYGKMGRVRSPHPYGHRKFITMADGATSTFDLFEPLAEHCVGDDITMVICPGIANHSEKQYIRTFVDYAQRNGYRCAVLNHLGALPNIELTSPRMFTYGCTWEFGAMVNYIRRTYPQTRLVVVGFSLGGNIVCKYLGETQANQEDVLCCVSVCQGYSALRAQETFMQWDQCRRFYNFLMADNMKKIILSHRQALFGDHVRKPQSLEDTDLSRLYTATSLMQIDDNVMRKFHGYSSLKEYYEEESCMRYLHRIFVPLMLVNAADDPLVHESLLSIPKSLSEKRENVMFVLPLHGGHLGFFEGSVLFPEPLTWMDKLLVEYADAVCQWERSKSQCSDTEPVEADLE; this is encoded by the exons ATGAACGCCGTGCTGGAGGCGCCCGAGCTCCCGGCCGTGTTCGACGGCATGAAGCTGGCGGCGGTGGCGGCCGTGCTCTACGTCATCGTCCGCTGCCTGAACCTGAAGAGCCCCACGGCACCGCCCGAGCTCTACTTCCAGGACACAGGCCTCTCGCGCTTCCTGCTCAAGTCCTGCCCTCTGCTGACCAAAGA GTACATCCCCCCGCTGATTTGGGGCAAGAGCGGCCACATCCAGACAGCCCTGTACGGGAAGATGGGCCGGGTGAGGTCCCCACACCCCTATGGGCACCGCAAGTTCATCACCATGGCAGACGGGGCCACGTCCACCTTCGACCTCTTTGAGCCGCTGGCGGAGCACTGCGTCGGAG ACGACATTACCATGGTGATCTGCCCTGGCATCGCCAACCACAGCGAGAAGCAGTACATCCGCACCTTCGTGGACTATGCCCAGAGGAACGGCTACCGCTGCGCTGTGCTCAACCACCTGGGGGCGCTGCCCAACATCGAGCTGACCTCCCCGCGCATGTTCACCTACG GCTGCACCTGGGAGTTTGGGGCCATGGTGAACTACATCCGCAGGACCTACCCGCAGACGCGGCTGGTGGTGGTGGGCTTCAGCCTTGGGGGCAACATCGTGTGCAAGTACCTAGGTGAGACGCAGGCCAACCAGGAGGACGTGCTGTGCTGCGTCAGCGTGTGCCAAGGCTACAGCGCTCTGAG GGCCCAGGAGACCTTCATGCAGTGGGACCAGTGCCGGCGCTTCTACAACTTCCTCATGGCTGACAACATGAAGAAGATAATCCTGTCCCACAG GCAGGCCCTGTTCGGAGACCACGTGAGGAAACCCCAGAGCCTGGAGGACACGGACCTGAGCCGCCTGTACACGGCCACGTCCCTGATGCAGATCGATGACAACGTGATGAG GAAATTCCATGGCTACTCGTCCCTGAAGGAGTATTATGAGGAGGAAAGCTGCATGAGGTACCTCCACAGG ATCTTTGTGCCTCTCATGCTGGTGAACGCGGCCGACGACCCCCTGGTTCACGAAAGCCTCCTGAGCATTCCAAAGTCGCTGTCAG AGAAGCGGGAGAACGTCATGTTCGTGCTGCCCCTGCACGGCGGCCACCTGGGCTTCTTCGAGGGCTCCGTGCTCTTCCCCGAGCCCCTGACCTGGATGGACAAGCTGCTGGTGGAGTACGCCGACGCCGTCTGCCAGTGGGAGCGCAGCAAGTCACAGTGCTCCGATACAGAGCCGGTGGAGGCGGACCTGGAGTGA